In the genome of Oncorhynchus nerka isolate Pitt River linkage group LG27, Oner_Uvic_2.0, whole genome shotgun sequence, the window gtctatgtgagaggttggggggtggactgttggaatgtctatgtgagaggttgggggtggagtttactgttggaatgtctatgtgagaggttgggggtggagtttactgttggaatgtctatgtgagaggttgggggtggagtttactgttggaatgtctatgtgagaggttgggggtggagtttactgttggaatgtctatgtgagaggttgggggtggagtttactgttggaatgtctatgtgagaggttgggggtggagtttactgttggaatgtctatgtgagaggttaggggtggagtttactgttggaatgtctatgtgagaggttgggggtggagtttactgttggaatgtctatgtgagaggttgggggtgggtttactgttggaatgtctatgtgagaggttgggggtggagtttactgttggaatgtctatgtgagaggttgggggtggagtttactgttggaatgtctatgtgagaggttgggggtggagtttactgttggaatgtctatgtgagaggttggggtggagtttactgttggaatgtctatgtgagaggttggggggaGTTTACTGAGTTTACTTGGGgtgttggaatgtctatgtgagaggttgggggtggagtttactgttggaatgtctatgtgagaggttgggggtggagtttactgttggaatgtctatgtgagaggttgggggtggagtttactgttggaatgtctatgtgagaggttgggggtggagtttactgttggaatgtctatgtgagaggttgggggtggagtttactgttggaatgtctatgtgagaggttgggggtggagtttactgttggaatgtctatgtgagaggttgggggtggagtttactgttggaatgtctatgtgagaggttgggggtggagtttactgttggaatgtctatgtgagaggttgttgttgaatgtctatgtgagaggttgggggtggagtttactgttggaatgtctatgtgagaggttgggggtggagtttactgttggaatgtctatgtgagaggttgggggtggagtttactgttggaatgtctatgtgagaggttgggggtggtttactgttggaatgtctatgttGGAGTTTatgttggaatgtctatgtgagaggttgggggtggagtttactgggaatgtggagtttactgttggaatgtctatgtgagaggttgggggtggagtttactgttggaatgtctatgtgagaggttgggggtggagtttactgttggaatgtctatgtgagaggttgggggtggagtttactgttggaatgtctatgtgagaggttggggtggagtttactgttggaatgtctatgtgagaggttggggtggagtttactgttggaatgtctatgtgagaggttgggggtggagtttactgttggaatgtctatgtgagaggttggggaatgtggagtttactgttggaatgtctatgtgagaggttgggggtggagtttactgttggaatgtctatgtgagaggttgggggtggagtttactgttggaatgtctatgtgagaggttgggggtggagtttactgttggaatgtctatgtgagaggttgggggtggagtttactgttggaatgtctatgtgagaggttgggggtggagtttactgttggaatgtctatgtgagaggttgggggtggagtttactgttggaatgtctatgtgagaggttggggtggagtttactgttggaatgtctatgtgagaggttggggtggagtttactgttggaatgtctatgtgagaggttgggggtggagtttactgttggaatgtctatgtgagaggttggggtggagtttactgttggaatgtctatgtgagaggttggggtggagtttactgttggaatgtctatgtgagaggttgggggtggactgttggaatgtctatgtgagaggttgggggtggactttactgttggaatgtctatgtgagaggttgggggtggagtttactgttggaatgtctatgtgagaggttgggggtggagtttactgttggaatgtctatgtgagaggttgggggtggagtttactgttggaatgtctatgtgagaggttgggggtggagtttactgttggaatgtctatgtgagaggttgggggtggagtttactgttggaatgtctatgtgagaggttgggggtggagtttactgttggaatgtctatgtgagaggttggggggaATGTCTAtgtggagtttactgttggaatgtctatgtgagaggttgggggtggagtttactgttggaatgtctatgtgagaggttgggggtggagtttactgttggaatgtctatgtgagaggttgggggtggagtttactgttggaatgtctatgtgagaggttgggggtggaatgtttactgttggaatgtctatgtgagagaTTGGGGTGGActttactgttggaatgtctatgtgagaggttgggggtggagtttactgttggaatgtctatgtgagaggttgggggtggagtttactgttggaatgtctatgtgagaggttgggggtggagtttactgttggaatgtctatgtgagaggttaggggtggagtttactgttggaatgtctatgtgagaggttgggggtggagtttactgttggaatgtctatgtgagaggttgggggtggagtttactgtcgggatgtttataatggggtaCAGGTATTCGAATAAGGTAAAAAGCCAAATAGGCCAAATGTgtgttgttgaattttctgtttgctcaggcaaaggaGGAACAGTGTCAAAGGTGTAGGGATaatagaccctttgctattattTAATGGAATGGTGTCTGCGCTCCttaggttggggggggggggtttatgaAATGAGGATGTATCATTAAAGAAAGACAAAAAGCCTGAaaagtctctccctccctctctctctccctctctctctctctctctctctccctctctctccctctctctctctctctctctctctctctctctctcgctccctctctctttccctctctctttctttctctctttctctctctctctttatctctgacAGCTACTTGCTTCCGTCTCACATTCTCACAGAATATCTTAATTCTATTGTGCATAGATTTAACGTTTGGCTCTgtttctcgctctttctctccctctctctgttttactctgtcccactctcctcctccttctctctctccaggtggttTTTGCCATTTGTCCTTCAGTGGCTGGGTGAGAACGAGGATGTGTCCGTGGAGTTCATGCATGGAGCTCTAGAGAGGGACAagagggaaggggtgagggaCCTCCACACCAATACTTACAACTATCCTATGAGTTTGCAATTGCAGAAAAGTGCGGatgacctctctctctttttctctcctctctgctgtagtTCCAGCAGACGTCGGAGCATGCTCTGTTCTCCAGTTCAGTAGTGGACATCTTCACCCAGCTAAACCAGAGCTTTGAGATCATCAGGAAACTAGACTGTCCAGACCTCAAGGTCCAGGGCCACTACAACAGACGCTTCGCCAAGGTTTCCAACCAACTTTATTTGTTTACTTTATTTCCCAACAGAGAAACTATGTAATGAAGCACGTAGTCGACGTCGTTAACAGCAAGATAAACACTTTGATGAAGGGAAGaggtagattttttttatttattaaactaggcaagtcagttaagaacaaattcctatttgcAATTGACGGTCTACCCGGGCCAAacccaattgtgcgccaccctatgagactcgcaatcacagccggatgtgatacagcctgaattcaaaccagggactgtagtgacgcctcttgcactgaggtgCAGTGCATTAGACCCAGAGGTGATGAGCCCAGAGGTGACGAGACACTATTATCATAGACACTTCCCAGCACTTTCAGCAATCTGAAAACACACGAAGCCTTATGCATGGTCACTGTTTCTATGAATGCTTAGTATTATGTACGTTAATGCCATGAGTTTGGGATTGAGCTGGTCCTGATTAGCCTGCAGGATGGAAAGCCAGTGGAGGCTGACAGCAGTGTGTGATAGGAAGTCGATGCAAACTCATTAAGTAAGAATGGGTAATGCAAGCCATCGCTCTgagctgctgtctctctctctctctctctctctatttctccgtctccctttctccccccctctatgtatccttctctctctctctctctctctctctctctctcgcactctctctcgctctctctctctcgcactctctctcgctctctctctctctcgctctcgctctctctctctctctctctctctatttctccgtctccctttctccccccctctatgtatccttctctctctctctctctctctctctctctctcgctctcgctctcgctctctctctctctctttctctctctctctctctctagcccagagGGCTGTAGTTAATGACTCTGAGAAATTAGACTTCTGAAGCGAGAGATGGAAAACAAAACAAAGTTAATACAGGAAGGAGCTGCTGATGTTTTATGtataagaggagagggggttggagagggggttggagaggggggttggagagggaggggttggagaggggaggttggagagggaggggttggagaggaggggtgttggagaggggagggggttggagacggagggggttggagagggaggggaggttggagagggagggggttggagaggggtggagaggagggggttggagagagaggggaggggttggagagggaggggggttggAGAGGAAGGGGGTTGGAGAGGGGGTTGGAAAGGGGGTTGGAGAGGGAGGTtgtagacaggggggtggagacgGGGTTGGAGAGGGAGGGCTACATCATCAGGGCTGACTCAGCGAAGGGAAACTATTTCACAGAGAGAAGGGACATTCTTTATTGGGTTTGTTTTGGCCAGTCTTAGTTATTTCAGGAaaactacactgagtgtacaaaacatatttccatgacatagattgaccaggtgaattcaggtgaaagctatgatccctcacTTGTTAaagccacttcaatcagtgtagatgaaggggaggagacaggttaaagatgaagaggaggagaggggttaaagatgaagaggaggagaggggttaaagatgaagaggagacaggttaaagatgaagggaaggagacctggttaaagatgaagaggaggagacaggttaaagatgaagaggaggagaggggttaaagatgaagaggaggagaggggttaaagatgaagaggaggagacaggttaaagatgaaggggaggagacaggttaaagatgaaggggaggagacaggttaaagatgaagaggaggagaggggttaaagatgaagaggaggagacaggttaaagatgaagaggaggagacaggttaaagaaagattttgaAGCTTTGAGACaatagagacatggattgtgtatgtgtgccgttcagagggtgaatgggcaagacaaaatatttaagtttctttgaacagggtatgatagtaagtgccaggcgcaacggtttgtgtcaagaactgcaacgcttctgggtttttcacactcaacagtttcccgtgtgtatcaagaatgggcaaccacccaaaggacatccagccaacttgacaatgtaggaagcattggagtcaacatgggccagcatccctgcggaACGATTTCGACattttgtagagtccatgccccgattgaattgaggctgttttgaggggaaaaggggtgcaactcaatattaggaaggtgttcttaacgtTTGGTATTTTCACTGAATATGATTGTGATATACACCTAGCCATTCCACTTACACAAAAACTCTGTAACTTGTAGATTCATTGTATTCACATCTTGTTCTCTTGGTCTGTCAGAGAAATCATCCCTAATTGAGATCAGGGTTTAGTGGTGCAGAAAATACTCAACAAATGGAAATAGAATGGGTTTGATGTAGCCAGTGTTGGCCAGTGATGATCAGGTGCTGCAGGACACAATGAACTGAGGAGGTTTTCTAACAGTGTTGACATCTCTCTCAAttccaattcaattcaagggctttattggcatgggaagcatgtgttaacattgccaaagcaagtgaggtagataatatataaagtgaatatataaagtgaaataaacaataaaaattaacagtaaacatcacacatacagaagtttcaaaacaataaagacattacaaatgtcatattatatatactatatacagtgttttaacaatgtacaaatggtaaaggacacaagataaaataaataagcatagatatgggttgtatttacgtctctctgtctccagaccATCACCAAGGTGCTGATGCAGTACTGTGCTATCCTGTCCAAGGAGTTCCCCTCCTACTGCCAGAAGGAGAAGATAGTGAGTAGTATTCAGAAGGACCCGATGCTGTATAAAGCCCACTCACTAAGCTTATTTCTGAAGGTCTCTATATGCTCTTTACAGTTCATGAACAGTATTTAATAAAACATCTCTTTCTCTAACTTACTGTTCTGTTtatctcttctccacctctactttctctcttctccctgtttctctctctctctctctctctctctctctctctctctctcccctctctctctctctctctctttctccctgtttctctctctctctctctctctccctctctctctctctctttctccctgtttctctctctctctctctctctctctctctctctctctttctccctgtttctctctctctctctctctctctctctctctctctctctctctctctctctctttctccctgtttctctctctctctctctttctcgctctccctctctctctctctctctctctctctccccctctctctctctctctctttctccctgtttctctctctctctctctctctttctctctctccctctctctctctctctctctctctctctctctctctctctctctctctctctctttctccctctctctctctctctctctctctctctctctctctctctctctctcccctctctctctctctcttcctctccctgtttctctctctctctctctctctctctctctctctctttctccctttcttctctctctctctctctctctctctctctccctctctctctctctctctctctctctctctctctttctccctctctctctctctctctctctctctctctctctctctctttctccctgtttctctctctctctctctctctctctctctctctctctctttctccctgtttctctctctctctctctctctctctctctctctctctctctctctctctttctccctgtttctctctctctctctctctctctctctctctctctctctctctctcctgtttctctctctttctctctctctctctctcctctctctctctctctctctctttctccctgtctctctctctctctctccctctctctctctcttctctttcctgtttctctctctctctctctctctccctctctctctcttttctccctgtttctctctctctctctctctctctctctctctctctctcttctctcctgtctctctctctctctctctctctctctctctctctctcttctctctctctctctctctttctctctctctctctctctctctctctctctctctctttctccctgtttctctctctctctctctctcccctctctctctctctctctctttctccctgtttctttctccctctgtttctctctctctctctctttctccctgtttctctctctctctctctctctctctcctctctctctctctctctctctctctttctctctctctctctctctctctctctctctctctctctctctctctctctccctctctctctctctctctctctctctctctctctctttctccctgtttctctctctctctctctctctctctctctctttctccctgtttctctctctctctctctctttctccctgtttctctctctctctctctctctctctctctctctttctctctctttctctctctctctctctctctctgtttctctctctctctctctccctctctctctctctttttctccctgtttctctctctctctctctctctcttctctctctctctctctctccctctctctctctctctttttctccctgtttctctctctctctctctctctctctctctttctccctgtttctctctctctctctctctctctctctctctctctctctctctttctccctgtttctctctctctctctctttctccctgtttctctctctctctctctctctctctctctctctctctctctctctctctctctctctctctctctctctttctccctgtttctctctctctctctctctcctctctttctctctctctctctctctctctctctctctctcttctctctctctttctccctgtttctctctctctctctctctttctctctctctctctctctctctctccctctctctctctctctctctctccctctttctctctctctctctctctctctctctctctttctctctctctctctctctctctctctctctctctctctctctctctctttctccctgtttctctctctctctctctctctctctctctctctctctttctccctgtttctctctctctctctctctctttctctctctctctctctctctctctttctctgtttctctctctctctctctctctctctctctctctctctttctcctctctctctctctctctttctctctctctctctctctctctctctctctctctctctctttctccctgtttctctctctctctctctctctctctctctctctctctttctctctctctctctctctctctcctctctctctctctctctctctctctctctttctccctctctctctctctctctctctctctctcctctctctccctctctctctctctctttctccctgtttctctctctctctctctctccctctctctctctctttctccctgtttctctctctctctctctctctctctctctctctctctctctctctctttctctctctctctctctctctctctctctctctttctccctgtttctctctctctctctctctctctctctctctctcctctcttctctctctctctctctccctgtttctctctctctctctctctctctctctctctctctctctctctctctctctctctctctctccctctctctctctctctctctcttctccctgtttctctctctctctctctctctctctctctctctctctctctctctctctctctctctctctctctctctctctctctttctccctgtttctctctctctctctctctctctctctctctctccctgtttctctctctctctctctctctctctctctctctctctctctcctctctctctctctctctctctctctttctctctcttctccctgtttctctctctcctctctctctctctctctctctctctctctctttatcccctgtttctctctct includes:
- the LOC135565337 gene encoding octapeptide-repeat protein T2-like: RERERNREKERERERERERERNREKERERERERERERERERKRERERERERERGRERERERGREREREREKERERERNREKEREKRERGERERERNREKKREREREREREREEREREREKQGEKERERGRERERETEREREREKERERERERERERERNREKERERERNREKERERERERERNREKEREREREREREREREREREREREREREREKERERERERERERERERERERERERERNREKERERERERERERNREKEREREGERERERETGRKREREREGRERERERERERERNREKRESRGGEEINRTVS